One part of the Arvicanthis niloticus isolate mArvNil1 chromosome 15, mArvNil1.pat.X, whole genome shotgun sequence genome encodes these proteins:
- the Neurod6 gene encoding neurogenic differentiation factor 6, translated as MLTLPFDESVVMPESQMCRKFARQCEDQKQIKKPESFPKQVVLRGKSIKRAPGEETEKEEEEEDREEEDENGLPRRRGLRKKKTTKLRLERVKFRRQEANARERNRMHGLNDALDNLRKVVPCYSKTQKLSKIETLRLAKNYIWALSEILRIGKRPDLLTFVQNLCKGLSQPTTNLVAGCLQLNARSFLMGQGGEGAHHTRSPYSTFYPPYHSPELATPPGHGTLDNSKSMKPYNYCSAYESFYESTSPECASPQFEGPLSPPPINYNGIFSLKQEETLDYGKNYNYGMHYCAVPPRGPLGQGAMFRLPTDSHFPYDLHLRSQSLTMQDELNAVFHN; from the coding sequence ATGTTAACACTACCGTTTGACGAGTCTGTCGTAATGCCCGAATCCCAGATGTGCAGAAAGTTTGCTAGACAATGCGAGGACCAGAAACAAATTAAGAAACCAGAGAGCTTTCCAAAACAAGTTGTCCTTCGAGGAAAGAGCATTAAAAGGGCCcctggagaagaaactgaaaaagaagaggaggaggaagacagagaggaagaagatgaaaatggCTTGCCCAGAAGGAGgggtctcaggaaaaaaaagaccACCAAACTACGATTGGAAAGGGTCAAGTTCAGGAGACAGGAAGCCAATGCACGCGAGAGGAACCGGATGCACGGCCTCAATGATGCCCTGGACAATTTGAGAAAAGTGGTCCCCTGTTACTCTAAAACCCAAAAACTGTCCAAAATAGAAACTTTACGGCTGGCCAAAAATTACATCTGGGCACTTTCTGAAATTCTGAGGATTGGCAAGAGACCGGATCTGCTCACGTTCGTCCAAAACTTATGCAAAGGTCTTTCCCAGCCAACTACAAACTTGGTGGCAGGCTGCTTACAGCTCAACGCCAGGAGTTTCCTGATGGGTCAGGGTGGGGAGGGTGCCCACCACACAAGGTCGCCCTACTCCACATTCTACCCACCCTACCACAGCCCTGAGCTGGCCACTCCCCCAGGGCATGGGACTCTTGATAATTCCAAGTCCATGAAACCCTACAATTACTGCAGTGCATACGAATCCTTCTATGAAAGTACTTCCCCTGAGTGTGCCAGCCCTCAGTTTGAAGGTCCCTTAAGTCCTCCCCCAATTAACTATAATGGGATATTTTCCCTGAAGCAAGAAGAAACCTTGGACTATGGCAAAAATTACAATTATGGCATGCATTACTGTGCAGTGCCACCCAGGGGTCCCCTTGGGCAGGGTGCCATGTTCAGGTTGCCCACCGACAGCCACTTCCCTTACGACTTACATCTGCGCAGCCAATCTCTCACTATGCAAGATGAATTAAATGCAGTTTTTCATAATtaa